ACTCATGCTATTAGAACTTCAGAAGAAATAGTAAAAAGAGCTTATACATTACTAGGATCTTCATCGATTTTTAAGTTCAATGACATTCAAAGATACTTTCAAGATATTTTAGCTATTAGTCAGCAGGTTCAAGGTAGAATGTCACATTATGAAACAGTTGGCAGTTATTATATAAATTCTAAACTAAAGAAAATGGTTTGATTTATGGCGATCCCGAGCAGATTCGAACTGCCGATCTCCTCCTTGACAGGGAGGCGTGTTAGGCCACTACACCACGGGACCACATCATAATAAGTCTTAATTTTAGCAGATGAATTACGAATTTAAGGTTGAAAAAGTTGAAAAAATAGTTGAAATCTTTTTGAACTAGGTTTATTTGATTAGCCTTAGATGTATTTGAATAATTAGTCTGATTGATTCATAATTAGTGTATGAAAAAAATACTAATCTTTACTTTAATACTTATAGTTTCATGTTCACAAGCTGAGTCTATTCTTGAAAAAGAAGATTCTGAATCTGATTCAGCAAACTCCTCAAATGAACCAATAGCTTCAACAAATGATAAATTGAAATAAATAAAAGAAAGATTAGCTAAATTAGAATCTACCATTGAAAATAATACTTTAGCTTTATCTACCATTGAAAATAATACTTTAGCTTTAGAGAACCTATCAAAAGCTATATCTTCTTCAGGTGCAATATCAGTCGAAAACAATTCTCCTTTAGCTCTAGAAATAGATAAGTCTGATGAAGAAGATTATGGTAAATCTCCTAATAATCCTGTTAAGTCAGGCAAACCAATGAAAATTAATCTTATGGAGGATTTGTTGCTTTCGTGGGGTGAGGAAAAAATATCACATAATATATATGCAAATCCTGACGCTACAATTGAATTTGAGGGTATCGATGAAATAACAATTGATTGGAAAAAATATTCTTCCACTTTGTTTTTTAATAATTATGGTTATTTTGGTGGTGGAAATTTAAAACTTCCGGATACATTTCCTTTACAACCCAATTTCCTTGCTCTAATGAATAATAATATTTTGGAGTTCACTCATACTATTGATTGTGATGCTGGAGGATGTGATTCAATCAAAAAAATGCTTCACGGACAAACTTTTGAATTTGAGTATATCTTTAAGTGAAATAATTTAGATTGCTAACTCTGACATCATGTATTTGAATAATTAGTCTGATTGATACATAATTTCTCTATGACTAATAATATAAGTCAATTTTTAAAAATTTAAGGAGTTTATAAATATGAGTACAAAAACCTTAGGGTGGATTTTCACTATTTTTCCTATTCTTGGAATTCTTTCATGGCTAACAGCAGGTGTACCAAGTAGTCCCCCTGGTGAATTTGAAGGAGGGTACGCAGCTTTTGCAGCGGAGATTGGAAGTGTTTCAGAGAGAATACATGTAAATTTAGGTGTTGCTGCAATTGTATACTCAGTACTTATGGGTGCTTTTTTAGGACTTAGAGGTAAAATCCTAGATAATGGAAAATCAAACTTTGCATTTTTAGCTGGAATTCTTATTGCCATAGGTTTTGCTGCAACAATAGCAGAAAATGGGGCCTATTCAGCTGCTGCAAGTCTATCAAACGAAGATTTAGTTCCTGAAGCTATTTCTATGCTAACTTTAGCTAATACTGCTGGCGGATATGGAACAGCAATATTAGCATTAGGTATTGGTCTTTTAGGTTATAGTCTCTATAAGAGTAAAACAATTCATCCAATTAGCTCATGTGCTTTTATACTAGTAGGAATATATGGAGTAATTGGTAGCATTTTATTTTATGACGAAGGATTAATAGCTGCTTATTATTTTGGACTTACACTAACAAGCATAGCTACTGGAATAGAACTAATTAGAACAGCTAAAGATTAAGCAAGTTATTCAAGGGCTGAAAAATAACAGCCCTTGAATTAATATCGACTTTTTATACTCAAAAATTTATTACTATATTCTCTAGAAGGTTATAGTTTGGAGGAGATTAAAATGGTGAAAATCTATACTTTTAGCTAAATCTGACATCATATATTTGAATAATTAGTCTGATTGATTTGATTTTCTTAACTCTGCGATGATAGTAAGAATATTAATTAATGTTGTTAATAACCAAAAGGGTATCAATATGAATGAACCCCAACCAATATGCTCATCACCACCATCCTGCAAAGACTCAATCATTTCTGATGAATTAGTTACAAAAATTAATATATAAGCTATTGTTGGAAGGGCGAGTAATGCTGCACCTCTTTTCCCTTTCAGAAAGTATGCAAGAGCAATTAACGCCCCTATGGGAAGCACAACAATTAGAAAACCTATTCCTTCAACTGCAAAAGCTATATAAATATGAAAGATAACAATTATTGCATTAGCAATTGCTGCATTACGTATGTCTGAAAGAAATCTTAGAATTGACATATTTTATTCCTTATAAAATGATTTTACTTTATTTTACATAAAACAAATCTAATTTGAATAGTTAGTCTGAATAATACATTATTTCCATATGAAAAAATTAAACAATAAATTAATATTCGCTATATAAAGTTTATATAAAGTAAAAAACTAGTAAGGAAGAAAAATGAGCTTAAAAAGAATAGGTAGCATAAAATACACCACAACACTTAGGGTATTGCCTGCACAAGACGGAAAACCAAGGTTAGAGGTAACTGGATTCGGTGGTTCAGGGGATCTTAATGGAAACAAAGTTATTGACTCTTCATCAACTTATAATGCATGGCTTAGAAGTGATGGAAATTGGCAAGGAGAATGTCCGAATTCTGGAATTATATTTGTTGAAGATGGTATGGTCACATTTTCAGCAACAGGAATAGGAAGCCCTACAGAAGATGGAGGAAACTCATGGAAAGGGGTTACATATTTTGAAACATCCGCACCGAGTTTAGCTCAACTTAATGGAAAATGCATTGTTTACAATTGGGATGTTGACGCACAGGGCGTTGCTGTATGGGAATTATTTGAATATTCATAATTTTTTTTATGAAATAAATTACAAATGTATCATTGTGGCAGGAATTTGAATAATTAGTCTGATTGATACATAATTTCCGTATGAAAAAATTTAACTATAAATTAATATTCGCTATATATAGTTTAATTCAAGTAAAAAACTAGAAAGGAAGAAAATGAAATTAGTAGGAACATTCGAAGTAACAAAAGGCTACGAACATTGGAAAAAAGCTTTTTTGGCTCATGAATCAAAAAGACAAGAATGGGGAATAAGTACTGTTTTTACAGGTATGGAAGCTGAGAACAATAATAAAGTTCATGTTTGCATTGAAGTTGAATCAATGGATAAGTTACAAGAGTTTATGCAGATTCCAGATAATGCAAAAGTTATCGAAGAAGCTGGAGTAAAACTAGAAACTCAAGTAATGATTCCCATAATTGAATAATTACTCTGATTGATTCATAATTTCTATATGAAATCTAATTGATATTCCCAGCATCTTTTTCAATTTGGTTCCAAAAATCATCATAATCCAGCTGTGAATATGGATGATAGGCTGGTTCACCGTTAGTAATAAATTCTTCTGCTGTAATAGTTATTTCTGTAGCATTATTAAGATAATATTCTAAAAAATCATATGTTAATTTATCTGCTACATCATGATTTACATATAAAACTCTTTGCCACATAAATGGTAACCCTGAATCAGGATTAGATGTATTTTTATAATTTACTTCTTTACAATCCATTGGGTTCCCATTCATATCCCAATTATGTGTAAGATCAATTGCCTTGACCATTGGATTTACTTTTGCACTATCTATAAATCCAAAACCTCCGAATAGTTGATTTACAGCAGATATTATTTCAGTATCATTTTGCTTTTCTACTATTCGTCTTAGATTTTTTGATTGCATATCTCCTGTATGCATATCTCTTACGAAATAATCAGAAATTATAGAATCTAATTTATGCCCAAAAAATTGAATTTGTGAAGATGATAATCTTTGCTCTATCTGATTCCAACTATAAAAATTCGATCCTTCAATCCATATCTGAGATAATTTTTTTCGAGTTAAGCATTCTAGATTGTTATTTCTATTTACTATAAATGCAATACCAAAATAACTTATAGGTATCTGAGTATAATTTATACCTTCTGCATCCAGTTGATTAAATTCTCTATCATGCCACTTAGATGAGGCCATTGCTATTTGAATTTCACCATCTAAGAACTTTTCAAATGCTTTATCTTGACCTGTTTGAGTTATCTCAATGTCGTTATCATTTAAGTTTTTATAAGTATAGTTTTTTAGGGCTTGATTTATATAAGGATAGACCGAATCAGATCCCTCGATTCTTAAGTTGTTTCTATTTAGAAAAGTATTATTTGGAAATGCTTCTTTAGCCTCTTTTATTTCTTTTTCTGATGAAATAATTAGTGGCATTTCCTCTGAGCTTTTTTCAATATTTGGAGTTTCATATTGGATTCTAAGATTATTCAAGCTCATTTGTAAGAGTAAATTTTCTTCCTTGAGGTTATCATTCTTTTCTATTAATTCATTAAGCTGATTTTTTGTTATTAGAAGCTCATCACTAAGGTTATTTAGATTTTCATTGAGATTAGATTCATTTTGAATATATGATTCAATCATTTTTTCATGTTGAGAAAAAGTTTCTGATAGATCAGATATATCATCTTTATTTGAATTTATGGATTCGTTGGAGCTAGTACTACTAATGTCAATTTCTGAGCTTTCTTCAGTTGAGCAGGCAAGTAAAAATATAAAAGTAAGAATTAGTAGATATTTTTTCATTTAGAATTTAGATTGATACATAAATAATATAATTAATTTATGAAACTTGAAAGATTACATTATCTTGATGCTCTAAGAGCATTTGCTATGTACTTAGGCATAGTTCTTCATGTTTGTATACCTATACTACCATGGTACGAAGATTATGAAATGAAGGAAATTTATAGCATTATTTTATTGTTAATCCATGGATTTAGAATGCCGCTATTCATGCTTCTTAGTGGATTCTTTGCACAAATGATAATAAATAGGTATGGATTAATCAAATTTATAGATAACAGATTAAGAAGAATAGGATTGCCATACTTAGTATTTGTTCCATTAATTACTATTCTATTTATATTTACATTTTTCTTAGGAAATATTTTTGTTAATTGGGATTCAGTAAATCTTACGAATGAGATAAAAGAATTAGAAGATAATGACGAGTTTAGTCATGGACATCTATGGTTTATGTATTTTTTAATAATTTTCACTTTTCTTTATTCCTTTCTAATTTATATATCTAAAAAGACTAATATAAGAATAAATATAAATTATTCATTATTGGCAATGATGCCAATGATTCTAATTTTTTTAATTTTTCAACCAGAAGAAATAATATCTAGGCCAGCAACTGATGTAAGTTTTTTTCCCCACTGGTCAATATTAGGATATTATTTTGGATTTTTTTTATTTGGAGCATTATTTTTTAAGCTTGAAAATAACGGATTAAGCTTAATAAGAAGCTTTTCAGAAAAACAGAAATTATTTTATTGGATACCTGTTGTTTCCTTTATAGTTTGCCTAATTATTTCAGAAAACAAAGTTTATTTGTTAGGAGAAATATTTAATTTTATTTATACTTGGAGTTCAATATTTGTTTTGGTTCTTATTGCCTATAAACTCATAAATCGTCATCATAATAAGATAAGATATTTATCTGACGCTTCGTACTATATATACATAATTCATATTCCTTTTGTAATTTTATTTCAAGGAATATTTTCTCGCTTAGAAATCTATCACTTTATAAAATTTTTACTGATTATATCTTTTGTGACAATTTTTTCTTTAATTAGTTATCATTATTTTGTTAGAAATACATTTATAGGAACTCTACTAAATGGTAAAAAATCAAATGAGCAAATAAGTGCTTATGAAAAAGAAATTTAATCTGAGAAGTATTTTAGTTAAGGGTTTAGTTCTATTTTTATTCGCTATAATATCAATCATGATAAGAAGATATACCTAAACAATTTTATTTAATGAGGAAAAAATGAATAATAACGGCGTGCATTTTATGATGCCAACTGTGTTTAATGACTCAGGCAAAATAGATCTAGAATCAATGATGAATATAACCAAATTTGCAAAAGATTCGGGATGCGCGGGAATTGTTCTATTAGGGGTTATGGGTGAGGCCCATAGGCTATCTGAAGAAGAAAGAAATTTCCTTATAAAAGAAATTTCTAACTCATCAAAAAAATTATCATTAATACTCACAATAGGAGTAAGTGCGGAAAGTGGGTATTTAGTATCAAAATATTCAGAAACTGCTTCAAACGCCGGGGCAGAGCAGGTAATGGTAGCTCCACCAATAATGAAGAAACCAAATGAAAAGGTTTTATATCGTTATTATGAAGAGGTAAATAATTCAATTGATGATAATACGAAAATTGTTATCCAGGATCTTCCCGATCAATCAGGAGTTTACATGTCACCTGAGTTCATGGTTAATTTAGATAAGAGTTTAGAAAAAGTTAATTCTATAAAACTTGAGGATCCACCTACTCCTTCTAAAATATCTAAAATTGTAAAAATTAAATCTAAAGACTTAAAAATTTTCGGAGGTCTCGGAGGCTTATTCTTCTTAGAAGAGCTTCTTAGAGGGGCTTCTGGAACTATGACAGGATTTGCTTTTACAGAAATTTTAGTTCAAATATATAACCTATATAATTCAAAAAAAATAGACGAAGCAAAAAAAATATTTTATGAGTGGTTGCCTTTGATTAGATATGAAAATACCGCAGGTATATCTCTATCAATAAGAAAAGAGATCTTAAAAAGAAGAAATATAACTAAATTTTCTAACTTAAGGTACCCAACTCCAGCTATGGATGAAGATGACAAAAAAGAGTTAGATTTTATACTAAATGACTACATCTAGTTCTAAGAATTATAATTACAACCAATACCTCTAAATCCTATTTCTACAGTTCCGTCAGACTTAACTAGAACAGGCGTAATTCTATCGCCACCAGAAAGTTTCTCAACCTCTTCCCAGTATTCGGGAGATTTAGATACATCAATTTCTTTGAAATCAAGCCCTTGATCTACAAGCTCTTCTCTTAATAAGTCACAGTATCCGCATGTAGGATGACTATACATAATTGATTTTTCTACTTTATCCATTTATCTATCTTGTTAGAATTCGTTATTATATCTATTGATTATTTATAATATAAAACTTATCATAAAATTATACAAAAAGTTTTATACCCGCTTTGCGAGCTGACCTAAATCGTGGAGAGGGTTTTTTATTTTAAAGATAACTGGAGAAATAAATGGTTATAGCTGATAGAAATTCATTGTCATTTGATGACAAAAAGTGGTTCAATAAAATAGAAAATGTAGTGGATGTCCCTAATCTTCTAGAGATACAAACAGAATCCTTCGAATGGCTTAAAGGAGCAGGAATTAAAGAACTGATCGAAGAAATTTCTCCAATTGAAGACTTTTCTGGAGGTCGTTTCGAAGTTAGGCTAATTGATCACGAAATTAGAGAGCCAGAATTTAACGAAGAACAATGCAGAGAAAAAGAAATAACCTTTCAAGCACCGTTGTATATAACTGTTCAACTGATAATAAAAGAAACTCAGGAAATAAAAGAGCAAGTTTTGTTTTTTGGCCACTTACCTCAAATGACTAAAACAGGAACTTTTATTATAAATGGAGCCGAAAGAGTCATTGTCTCTCAATTAGTAAGATCACCAGGTGCATATTTCACTACAGAAACAGATCCGGCGACAGGTAGAAGTCTTTGTTCGGCAAAACTTATACCCTACAGAGGAGCTTGGATTGAACTAGAAACATCAAATAAAGATATTATTTCAGTAAAAGTCGATAGGAAAAGAAAAGCAAATATTACTACTTTGCTAAGAGCAATTGGTTGGGATACTGATCAGAAAATCCTCAATGAATTTAAGAACGTTGACGTTGATAATAATCATAAATTTATAAAGTCCACTCTAGCAAGAGAGGGGAAAAATATAACCCAAGATGAAGCATTAATTGAATTTTATAAAAGACTCCGACCTGGAGAACCACCAAGCGTTGAAAATGCTAAAAATCTTATTGATGGAATGTTTTTCGACCCAAAGAAATATGATTTAGGGAAAGTAGGAAGACATAAATTAAGCTCTAAATTGCTAAATACTAAATTTGATATTTCTGCACCTGCAGATGAAAGAACTCTCACCAAAGAAGATATTGTAGAAATAATTAAAAGATTAATTCAAATCAATAATGGAGAAGCAAAGAAAGATGACATTGATCATCTTGGTAATAGAAGAGTGAGAGGTGTAGGAGAACTAATTCAAAATCAAATAAGAGTTGGTTTAGTTCGAATGGAACGTGTTGTGAAAGAAAGAATGTCAACTCAAATTGATCCAGCAACCACTACACCAGCAGCATTAATTAATATTAGACCAATTGTATCAGCACTTAGAGAATTTTTTGGAGCTTCTCAGCTTTCTCAGTTTATGGATCAAACAAACCCCCTTGCAGAGCTAACTCATAAAAGGAGATTGTCAGCTCTTGGACCAGGTGGCTTATCAAGAGATAGAGCTGGATTTGATGTTAGAGACGTACATCATTCTCACTATGGGAGAATCTGTCCTATAGAAACACCCGAAGGTCCAAATATCGGATTGCTAGGTTCATTATCAACCTTTGGAAGAATTAATCCTTTTGGATTTATAGAGACTCCTTACAGAAAAGTTCTAAATGAATGTGAAAGTAACTCAGATGATATTATTGGAAGAATTCCAGTTGAAGATGTTTTAGATGATAAAGGTAAAGTTTTATGTGAATCAGGCAAGGCTATAACAAAAAGTGCATATGAAGATATTTCAAAAATGTCTAAAACAAAGATAAAAGTTATACCCTTTCCTTCTTCTGATGGAAATGATGTTGATTATATGACTGCAGATGTAGAGGAAGATCATAATATTGGTCAAGCTACTACTCAAGTTGATTCAAAGGGTCAAATCATTTCAACTCAGGTGGAAGTTAGAGAAGGTGAAGGTTTTGCCCATGAACCTCCTGAAAATGTAGATTATATGGACGTATCACCTATGCAAATTGTTTCTGTTTCTACAGCACTTATTCCTTTTTTGGAACATGATGACGCAAACAGGGCGCTTATGGGATCTAATATGCAAAGACAAGCAGTGCCATGCATAAACCCTCAATCACCTTTAGTAGGTACAGGGATGGAAAGAAGAGTAGCTATAGACTCAGGCCAAGTAATTGAATCAAGAGCAGAAGGATTAGTTACTAGTGTAACCGCAGAAAATATAATTGTAACTGATGAAGATGGTAATGACTTCCACCATGAACTATATAAATATAGAAGATCTAATCAAGGAACATGCATAAATCAAATTCCTGTAGTTAGAAAAGGTCAGAAAGTAGAGCTCAATCAACCATTAGCTGATTCAACCTCGACTGATGGAGCAGAGCTTGCCCTTGGACAAAATCTAACAGTCGCTTTCATGAGCTGGGAAGGACTAAATTATGAAGACTCTATTGTACTAAACGAAGAATTAGTAAGAAATGATAGATTTACTTCTGTTCACATTGAAAAACATGAAATTGAAGCTAGAGATACCAAGTTAGGACCTGAGGAAATCACAAGAGATATACCTAATGTTGGTGAAGAAGCCCTAACTAATTTAGACCAAGATGGAATCATAAGAATTGGTGCAAGAGTTAATCAAGGCGACATTCTTGTCGGTAAGATTACACCAAAAGGTGAAACTGAACTAACAGCTGAAGAAAAGCTTTTAAGGGCTATTTTTGGAGAAAAGGCAAGAGATGTAAAAGATAGCTCACTAAGAGTACCTCATGGACAGCATGGTAAGGTTACTGATGTGAAAATCTTAACTAAGGAAAATGGAGATCAATTGCTTCCGGGAGTCCAAAAAATAGTAAGGGTTTGGATAGCGCATACAAGGAAAATAACTCAAGGTGACAAAATGGCAGGCAGGCATGGAAATAAAGGGGTTGTTTCAAGAGTTCTTCCGAGAGAAGATATGCCATATCTAGAAGATGGTACGCCGATTGATATCATTCTTAATCCTATTGGAGTACCAAGTAGAATGAATTTAGGGCAAATAATGGAAACACACTTAGGGTGGGCTGCTGAAATACTTGGCTTTAAGGCTAGAACCCCTGTTTTTGATGGAGCTACTGATGTAATAATCGAGGATCATCTTGCAAGAGCCTGGTTCATAACTGCATCGAATGCTGTTGATAAAACTAATCTTGATAATAAAG
The genomic region above belongs to Dehalococcoidia bacterium and contains:
- a CDS encoding DNA-directed RNA polymerase subunit beta, yielding MVIADRNSLSFDDKKWFNKIENVVDVPNLLEIQTESFEWLKGAGIKELIEEISPIEDFSGGRFEVRLIDHEIREPEFNEEQCREKEITFQAPLYITVQLIIKETQEIKEQVLFFGHLPQMTKTGTFIINGAERVIVSQLVRSPGAYFTTETDPATGRSLCSAKLIPYRGAWIELETSNKDIISVKVDRKRKANITTLLRAIGWDTDQKILNEFKNVDVDNNHKFIKSTLAREGKNITQDEALIEFYKRLRPGEPPSVENAKNLIDGMFFDPKKYDLGKVGRHKLSSKLLNTKFDISAPADERTLTKEDIVEIIKRLIQINNGEAKKDDIDHLGNRRVRGVGELIQNQIRVGLVRMERVVKERMSTQIDPATTTPAALINIRPIVSALREFFGASQLSQFMDQTNPLAELTHKRRLSALGPGGLSRDRAGFDVRDVHHSHYGRICPIETPEGPNIGLLGSLSTFGRINPFGFIETPYRKVLNECESNSDDIIGRIPVEDVLDDKGKVLCESGKAITKSAYEDISKMSKTKIKVIPFPSSDGNDVDYMTADVEEDHNIGQATTQVDSKGQIISTQVEVREGEGFAHEPPENVDYMDVSPMQIVSVSTALIPFLEHDDANRALMGSNMQRQAVPCINPQSPLVGTGMERRVAIDSGQVIESRAEGLVTSVTAENIIVTDEDGNDFHHELYKYRRSNQGTCINQIPVVRKGQKVELNQPLADSTSTDGAELALGQNLTVAFMSWEGLNYEDSIVLNEELVRNDRFTSVHIEKHEIEARDTKLGPEEITRDIPNVGEEALTNLDQDGIIRIGARVNQGDILVGKITPKGETELTAEEKLLRAIFGEKARDVKDSSLRVPHGQHGKVTDVKILTKENGDQLLPGVQKIVRVWIAHTRKITQGDKMAGRHGNKGVVSRVLPREDMPYLEDGTPIDIILNPIGVPSRMNLGQIMETHLGWAAEILGFKARTPVFDGATDVIIEDHLARAWFITASNAVDKTNLDNKEVDWQVVDEWLEERGYQREKLWSDAASNQGSARDACLSIWLKEYTDEKADDLKPTGLMQKALEISREKDLSAPIFGKQKVYDGKTGIPFKSQITVGRVYMMKLIHLVEDKIHARSTGPYSLITQQPLGGKAQFGGQRFGEMEVWALEAYSAAYTLQEMLTIKSDDVVGRVKTYEAIVKGEQVIQPGVPESFHVLLKELQGLGLSIELLNKSMSEELPLGSAAPTGEIDWNDMLDISDLDDDSNEDMNLSSDSDEESDITDKESEIANSNEEVIDDAEISLETKFEEEIEDSEDTEDTEDK
- a CDS encoding dihydrodipicolinate synthase family protein, whose product is MNNNGVHFMMPTVFNDSGKIDLESMMNITKFAKDSGCAGIVLLGVMGEAHRLSEEERNFLIKEISNSSKKLSLILTIGVSAESGYLVSKYSETASNAGAEQVMVAPPIMKKPNEKVLYRYYEEVNNSIDDNTKIVIQDLPDQSGVYMSPEFMVNLDKSLEKVNSIKLEDPPTPSKISKIVKIKSKDLKIFGGLGGLFFLEELLRGASGTMTGFAFTEILVQIYNLYNSKKIDEAKKIFYEWLPLIRYENTAGISLSIRKEILKRRNITKFSNLRYPTPAMDEDDKKELDFILNDYI
- a CDS encoding glutaredoxin family protein, producing MDKVEKSIMYSHPTCGYCDLLREELVDQGLDFKEIDVSKSPEYWEEVEKLSGGDRITPVLVKSDGTVEIGFRGIGCNYNS
- a CDS encoding acyltransferase family protein, translating into MKLERLHYLDALRAFAMYLGIVLHVCIPILPWYEDYEMKEIYSIILLLIHGFRMPLFMLLSGFFAQMIINRYGLIKFIDNRLRRIGLPYLVFVPLITILFIFTFFLGNIFVNWDSVNLTNEIKELEDNDEFSHGHLWFMYFLIIFTFLYSFLIYISKKTNIRININYSLLAMMPMILIFLIFQPEEIISRPATDVSFFPHWSILGYYFGFFLFGALFFKLENNGLSLIRSFSEKQKLFYWIPVVSFIVCLIISENKVYLLGEIFNFIYTWSSIFVLVLIAYKLINRHHNKIRYLSDASYYIYIIHIPFVILFQGIFSRLEIYHFIKFLLIISFVTIFSLISYHYFVRNTFIGTLLNGKKSNEQISAYEKEI
- a CDS encoding substrate-binding domain-containing protein; protein product: MKKYLLILTFIFLLACSTEESSEIDISSTSSNESINSNKDDISDLSETFSQHEKMIESYIQNESNLNENLNNLSDELLITKNQLNELIEKNDNLKEENLLLQMSLNNLRIQYETPNIEKSSEEMPLIISSEKEIKEAKEAFPNNTFLNRNNLRIEGSDSVYPYINQALKNYTYKNLNDNDIEITQTGQDKAFEKFLDGEIQIAMASSKWHDREFNQLDAEGINYTQIPISYFGIAFIVNRNNNLECLTRKKLSQIWIEGSNFYSWNQIEQRLSSSQIQFFGHKLDSIISDYFVRDMHTGDMQSKNLRRIVEKQNDTEIISAVNQLFGGFGFIDSAKVNPMVKAIDLTHNWDMNGNPMDCKEVNYKNTSNPDSGLPFMWQRVLYVNHDVADKLTYDFLEYYLNNATEITITAEEFITNGEPAYHPYSQLDYDDFWNQIEKDAGNIN